The sequence below is a genomic window from Wyeomyia smithii strain HCP4-BCI-WySm-NY-G18 chromosome 1, ASM2978416v1, whole genome shotgun sequence.
ATGTCCATTTAGAATCcgtaataaagaaaaaaaaatggctcgTAAACGGATTGACGTAAATATAAAGTTGATACATCAAAACAAAGGTAATTCACTGTACTTTAAGGTAAAAATGTTAATACAAATCATTTCTTTTTGTCTCTAATGAAAATTCGCACCTTCTGGTTCAGCTTGTGGGCATATGTTCCACTACGACGCTTACCTTGAGGCACTCGATCCACGATCTTTCGCTCCCTGAACGTTTGAGCACATTATACACTGTTGATTTGACAATTTCCAACGTTTTGAAATCTACTGGATTACACAATGCAACAAAAATagacttttttctgccttggtttaaatatatttttttatgtattttgatgcaaaacgaAAATTCCCCGATTTTGAACATaattcaacttaaggggcaacaatagcgccattttgaatttttgagaaatcgcaaatttttgttgttttttcgacgccattttgttttaggaccaaatatcaaaattctaagagtttgtccacgtATTAGCTTCTTCttacccatttaaaaaaaaaacagaccttaaatcggacaaaaactgagcttaaaacggtgattctacgatgccgggtttggcatggttttagtatatttcacaatgcaaaataatatcgagtatgtctgagcattaatggtaatgcgccaATATctcaaagtggtagtcaaattatgttttATATTGAGTAAGAAaatctcaggaatcgattggtaggtgtctgatccaaggttgttaatcgataacttATCGTAAACACCGATGACGATACTGTCtgctatcgttatcgacgatgacgctaacgtcttcagacattagCGTCATTGCCAAGAacgatagctactggacggtatcgaatcaataacgtctGATACGAATTCGCAGTTTGTTTTCACTTTAACTGCTGTCTTGGAAAGCAACACAAACAGAGCAGCATTTGGTCCAATAGCAACGGATCGGTTCGTTGCTATTGCATTGCCAAACTTATGAATTCGGTGCTACCTACTCGAGAATTTTTCCTTCCTTGAGTTATTTTTCAAAAGTAAATAGCAACGCTCCGTGCGGTTATTTTATTGGTTGTCAAGCCAGCtttagcaaccgaaatacgGTTCACTTCCACTGAAATAGCAAAAAACGTTGATGAACTGATAAGGTCAGGTAAATATCGTTATCGTcgataacgttaatgtttgaagacgcaatcgtcatcgtcaataacaATAGCAGACGTTATCggtatcggcgatgacgattattgacgataatctatcgtattaacaagcctggtctgatccacgtaaaatgtcagcaacatatcaattttgcccCGAATcacctacaatactaaaataggttcttctcgacgttagattaacttatttgaaaatatcaagagtgtaagcgatacacaaagatacaaaaacatgcatttttggccagggccggtcaaaacatataatctcgcttcagctatgagacagaatcatcgcgtctaCGATAAAGTTAAATGCAACCGCCTCTTCTCAAAAAGGAGAGAATTatgacaaattgttattgtatcgtcgagtatcgcttacactcttgatattacattcaACAGATCTCAAACaagttaatttaacgtcgagataaacctattttagtattgtaggggaattggggcaaaatcgacatgttgctgacattttacgtagatcagacacctaccaatcgatttctgagactttcttactcaatataagatataattttactaccacttttagatattagcgcattaccatcaatgctaagacatactcgatattattttgcattGTGAAATAtgctaaaaccatgccaaaccggtttgagctcagtttttgtccgatttaagatctttttttttttaaaaagaagggcaagaaaatgctaatatgtggacaaactcttagaattttgatatttggtcttgaaACAAAATAGCgttaaaaaaaacatcgaaaatttctgatttctaaaaacctcaaaatggcgccatggatgccccttaagttgaaatatgtttaaactcggggtatttattttcgcatcaaactgcATCAAAAatcatgcatagaagccaaggcaaaaaattgttgcactgtgttatcaacGTTGGCGTGCAGAATTTTTTCTCGCCTCGCGGCTTCCGAAACACCGTGAAATTTATACCACAGAAAGGTACACAAACCGCTGCAAAAGAATTCTTGCAGCGGTCACTTTCCGCACCGCTACAACATAATAAGTGATTCCGAATTCTAATTGGACAGAATTTTATGATTCGACAGTTGAAATGATGAATGCCCGAAGTTGGTTGCAATCTTATTTACGTTTCATGCATCGTAATTACATTGAGAAGTTGGAGGATGTGAGGTAAATATTTAGAGTTCATGATAATGATTTTCAACTTAGATCATATCCAGAAACTAAGAAGCgggtatgaaaaaaaatattgtgctaaatattgacaagaaaaatggaTCCTTAGATAACGGTTTACAGAAGAATTAATTGATAGATTACGTGGTTGAAGAAATTAGAGATATTACGTGAGAATATTGATCAAGACTGCAAACTTTCGAAACAAGATGTAATGTTAAAGCAAAACTAGTATAATTATGAATACAGAGAACTAGACACAGCGTGCAATTACGTTTTAGAGTTGTAGTTGTAGTTATAATGAAATTATACCCAatgaaaaaaagataaaatgaCAGCGCATAAAAGCATACAATCGGCAAAAAATAAAAGGTCGTATTACTAAATAATTGGTACTACATCCCGTATATTGGAAGACTCCATGTTTTTCATGTTCCGTTTAGTACGGTTTGTTCAACTGAAAGCATAAAATATAGATACATAATAGCATAGcgcataataataatatcaatgaaGGCATTGAAGGCGAATTGTAGCAAACAGAAGTTAACTTCATTGTAATTAGCCAGATAAAATTTGGTAGGCAGGTAGGTtattctgtaaaatctgtaaaaaCCACTCAGTAAAAACCGCAGACGAACATAATGAAAAGCTTTACGCTGGTATGTTTCAGAACACAATTTTTTCGCAAAGTAATGGTTTTCTGCAAAAACTAATAAATTagtttaaataataataataaaataatttcaaggCTTTTTAACAAACGTTTAAGCATGTATCACCAAGTAATTTGCAGTATACGCTTCTataaattgttttgttattcaaGTTGTgtatttttctagtaaatacaCGGTCGAAGTATTCAACAACATTTACTTCGAATTCCCTGAACTATATGTTTAAGCAAACAATAAAATGAAGTAATAGTTGAAGCTAATTTATTGCATTTTAGGTTAAAGAAGTTTGTCAACAGCTGAACAACGATCCTGCTCTAACCTATGGATATAATGCCATTGGGTTCTCACAAGGAGGACAATTTCTGTGAGTAAAActttcgattatttttttattgcatttttcATCTATTCAATTGCAGCCGAGCTCTTGCCCAACGATGTGCTACACCCAAAATGAACAATCTGATTACACTTGGTGGCCAACACCAGGGTATATTTGGATTACCGGATTGCCCTTCATTAAGCAAAAAATCATGCGAGAAGTTTCGGCAGTTACTTAATCATGCTGCCTATGTTCACTGGGTTCAGGAATCTCTAGTTCAAGCAACTTATTGGCATAATCCTCTTAATGAGCAAGCTTATAAAGAGGCTAGTACATTTTTAGCCGATATCAATAACGAAAGAACAATAAACCAAACCTAcataaaaaatttacaacaacTGAACAAATTTGTTATGGTGAAGTTTACAAAGGATCGGATCGTTCAACCAATAGAATCTCAATGGTTTGGATTTTACAAGACTGGGCAAGATAAAGAAACTGAAACTTTGCAGGAATcagagttgtttttgaaggcaagTTACTGGAAAATATGTTTATAAATATTCGAAATTATAAATCCTTTCTTATAGAATCGCCTAGGCCTTCTGGAAATGCATAAGAGGAACAAACTCATATTTTTAGAGTGTGAAGGTGATCATCTGCAATTCTCTAAAGCCTGGTTTAAAGCAAACATTTATCCTCATTTGTAAACCAAATTGACAAAGATTGTGTTATATGAATTATAATTGTTATCGTTATTAACTACTCTTTTCATATGGAACCAACTAGAGCCATGTTTTGCCTTAAATTTAAGGACCCTGAATATGTTTAGCCTCActgcaatcactggcaaaatcgaaattccaaatctgactaaaaacgccaaatctcgccaaacatgtgaaaagaacccatgtgccatatgtaaacaacccttatttcacgtttttttaatGAATTCAAGCTTCATCACAATTTTACAACATTGAAACTTAGCTTTTTAGTCATGTAGTTGATACATATTACCATGACAATCAGTTTTATTATCCGATATACGATGTAAATGCACGGAATAAACACCaagttttcacgaaatcattgaacaaataag
It includes:
- the LOC129732088 gene encoding palmitoyl-protein thioesterase 1 isoform X1, giving the protein MMKSLQHLAVLNIIFLVTSGSASNFTGLPIVLWHGMGDTCCFPFSLGGFKIFLERDLNVYIKSIKIGNSIVTDYKSGYLIHPNEQVKEVCQQLNNDPALTYGYNAIGFSQGGQFLRALAQRCATPKMNNLITLGGQHQGIFGLPDCPSLSKKSCEKFRQLLNHAAYVHWVQESLVQATYWHNPLNEQAYKEASTFLADINNERTINQTYIKNLQQLNKFVMVKFTKDRIVQPIESQWFGFYKTGQDKETETLQESELFLKNRLGLLEMHKRNKLIFLECEGDHLQFSKAWFKANIYPHL
- the LOC129732088 gene encoding palmitoyl-protein thioesterase 1 isoform X2 codes for the protein MGDTCCFPFSLGGFKIFLERDLNVYIKSIKIGNSIVTDYKSGYLIHPNEQVKEVCQQLNNDPALTYGYNAIGFSQGGQFLRALAQRCATPKMNNLITLGGQHQGIFGLPDCPSLSKKSCEKFRQLLNHAAYVHWVQESLVQATYWHNPLNEQAYKEASTFLADINNERTINQTYIKNLQQLNKFVMVKFTKDRIVQPIESQWFGFYKTGQDKETETLQESELFLKNRLGLLEMHKRNKLIFLECEGDHLQFSKAWFKANIYPHL